In the genome of Bacteroidota bacterium, one region contains:
- a CDS encoding glycosyltransferase family 2 protein: MISILIPIYKWDATTLINSLVKQGNSVNVPYEIIAIDDFSNSEHDEFNFSMNQYDFVQVYRNEKNLGRSKTRNMLAEKAQYNWLLFIDSDSFVEDNFLVNYIKEIQKGGADVICGGSIYSEIPPNKDKLMLHWNFGTKRESKNAQERHELGYKGFQSNNFCINTLTYTVNQFDESFPNCEYENILYAKQLNNSGAKIIHIDNPIRNIGLKTNEEFLNKSVQSLVNLVKLLRTDKLTKEEIQQLTPYMRRKVVVKVFGKFTKNFAKTKALKKGCLFWFDVYRHTMFVEELV; encoded by the coding sequence ATGATCTCAATACTAATACCAATATACAAATGGGACGCCACCACACTAATTAATTCACTTGTAAAGCAGGGGAACAGTGTAAATGTGCCATACGAAATAATAGCCATCGATGATTTTTCCAATTCAGAACACGATGAATTTAATTTTTCGATGAATCAATACGATTTTGTCCAGGTGTACAGAAATGAGAAGAATTTGGGCAGGTCAAAAACCCGAAATATGCTTGCCGAAAAGGCTCAGTATAACTGGTTATTGTTTATTGATTCGGATTCGTTTGTTGAAGATAATTTTCTGGTAAACTACATCAAAGAAATTCAAAAAGGCGGAGCAGATGTAATTTGTGGGGGAAGCATTTATTCGGAAATCCCCCCTAATAAAGATAAATTGATGCTTCATTGGAATTTTGGTACAAAGAGGGAATCTAAAAACGCTCAAGAAAGACATGAATTAGGATATAAAGGATTCCAAAGCAACAATTTTTGCATAAACACACTAACATATACAGTTAATCAATTTGATGAAAGCTTCCCTAATTGTGAATATGAAAATATCTTATATGCTAAACAATTAAACAATTCAGGAGCTAAAATTATACATATCGACAACCCTATTAGAAATATAGGTTTAAAAACTAATGAAGAGTTTTTAAACAAATCTGTGCAGTCGTTAGTAAACTTAGTAAAACTTCTTAGAACCGATAAATTAACGAAAGAAGAAATTCAACAACTAACACCCTACATGCGCAGGAAAGTAGTAGTGAAAGTTTTCGGTAAATTCACTAAAAATTTTGCAAAAACTAAAGCTCTAAAAAAAGGTTGTTTATTCTGGTTTGATGTTTATCGTCATACTATGTTTGTTGAAGAGCTTGTGAG
- a CDS encoding four helix bundle protein — protein MNSYRDLEIYKMAHRLSIEVHKMSLTLPKYELYEQGSQVRRSSKSIKDTIVEGYGRRRYKAEFIRFLIYAQASCDESIEQLETINEIHFESNKLNQLLEEYNHLGKKINKFIQYVESNWQT, from the coding sequence ATGAATAGTTACAGGGACTTAGAGATATATAAAATGGCACATCGTTTGTCTATCGAAGTTCACAAAATGTCACTTACCTTGCCAAAATATGAATTATACGAACAAGGCAGCCAAGTTCGTCGTTCATCAAAAAGTATTAAAGACACTATTGTTGAAGGATATGGCAGAAGAAGATATAAAGCTGAATTTATTCGATTTCTTATTTATGCACAAGCTTCCTGCGATGAGAGCATAGAACAATTAGAAACAATAAACGAAATACATTTTGAGAGTAATAAACTAAATCAGCTATTAGAAGAATATAACCATTTAGGTAAAAAGATAAATAAATTTATTCAATACGTAGAAAGCAATTGGCAAACATAG
- a CDS encoding ATP-binding cassette domain-containing protein codes for MSEHIIKIDNSNIFQGGALVLSDVSLNVEKGEFVYLVGKTGSGKSSLLKTLYADLDLKEGEAEVVGYNLKSIKEKDIPYLRRKIGVIFQDFQLLTDRSVEGNLMFVLKATGWKDKASMQARIKEVLSKVGMKTKGHKMPFQLSGGEQQRIAIARALLNDPELIIADEPTGNLDPKTSEEIMDLLVQISKNGRAILMATHDYSLILKYPATMLKCDEGKVFVLEEGGL; via the coding sequence ATGTCTGAACATATAATCAAGATTGATAATTCAAATATTTTTCAGGGAGGAGCTTTAGTTCTTTCTGATGTGTCCTTAAACGTAGAGAAAGGTGAGTTTGTATATCTGGTTGGTAAAACCGGATCCGGAAAATCATCTCTTTTAAAAACTCTGTATGCCGATTTAGATTTAAAAGAAGGCGAAGCGGAGGTTGTAGGCTACAACCTTAAAAGCATCAAAGAAAAAGACATTCCTTACTTAAGAAGAAAGATTGGTGTTATTTTCCAGGATTTTCAACTATTGACTGACAGGAGTGTTGAAGGAAATTTGATGTTTGTACTTAAGGCTACGGGATGGAAAGATAAAGCATCGATGCAAGCCAGAATTAAAGAAGTTCTTTCGAAAGTTGGAATGAAAACCAAAGGGCACAAAATGCCTTTCCAACTGTCGGGAGGAGAACAACAGCGTATTGCCATTGCGAGAGCTTTGCTAAATGACCCTGAGCTGATTATTGCAGATGAGCCGACGGGAAATCTCGATCCAAAAACTTCAGAGGAAATTATGGATCTTTTGGTTCAGATTTCGAAAAACGGAAGAGCTATTTTAATGGCTACTCACGATTATTCTCTGATACTAAAATATCCTGCAACTATGCTTAAATGCGATGAAGGAAAAGTTTTTGTTTTGGAAGAAGGGGGGCTTTAA
- a CDS encoding S9 family peptidase yields the protein MVPKAKKIYKELEKFGDVRIDNYYWLNDRENQDVVDYLNAENDYLKSEMKHTDKFQEDLFEEMKARIKEDDESVPYKKDGYFYLTEFKKGKEYPIYKRRKENLEAADDIMFNVNEMAEGFSYYNLGGISISTNNQLAAYGVDTVSRRIYTLRFKNLETGEILNDVIENTTGGCTWANDNKTVFYTRKDPQTLRSHKIYKHILGTDSSEDIEIYHEDDDTFNTFVYKTKSKKFLVIGSSHTVSSEYRILEADNPNGEFRLFHGRERDLEYSFGHFDGQFYIHTNLDAKNFRLMKTSEDKTEKEHWQEFIPHREDVMLEGLEIFKNYFVLEERENGLNKIRIKTWDGETDYYLPFEEEAYSAGTGSNPDFDSEVLRYGYNSLTTPSSVIDFNMKTKEQKVMKEQEVLGDFDKNNYASERVWAKADDGTKVPVTMVYRKGMKKDGKSPLLLYAYGSYGHTIDPYFSSIRLSLLDRGFTYAIAHIRGGQYLGRKWYEDGKMLKKKNTFTDFINVGEFLIQENYTSAEHLYAMGGSAGGLLTGAVINMKPEIFNGVISAVPFVDVVTTMLDDSIPLTTGEYDEWGNPNEKEYYEYMKSYSPYDNVVAKDYPNMLITTGLHDSQVQYWEPAKWLAKLRELKTDSNRLLMYTNMETGHGGASGRFEALKEVALEYAFLLDLEGIAK from the coding sequence ATGGTGCCAAAGGCTAAAAAAATATATAAGGAACTGGAGAAATTCGGGGATGTACGGATTGATAATTATTATTGGCTGAACGACAGGGAAAATCAGGATGTGGTTGACTACCTGAATGCGGAAAACGATTATTTGAAATCGGAAATGAAGCATACAGATAAGTTTCAGGAGGATCTTTTTGAGGAAATGAAAGCCAGAATTAAGGAGGATGACGAATCTGTTCCTTATAAAAAAGACGGATATTTTTACCTGACGGAATTCAAAAAAGGGAAGGAATACCCTATCTATAAGCGTCGCAAAGAAAACCTTGAAGCTGCCGACGATATTATGTTTAATGTCAATGAAATGGCTGAAGGTTTTTCGTATTACAATCTTGGCGGAATTTCTATCAGCACCAACAATCAACTTGCTGCTTATGGCGTTGATACAGTTAGCAGAAGGATTTATACTTTACGGTTCAAAAACCTTGAAACCGGCGAAATTCTCAACGATGTTATAGAAAACACAACAGGGGGCTGTACATGGGCAAACGATAATAAAACAGTTTTTTATACCCGAAAAGACCCGCAAACTTTGCGTTCTCATAAAATTTACAAACATATTTTGGGCACGGATTCTTCGGAAGATATAGAAATATATCACGAAGACGATGATACTTTTAACACCTTCGTTTACAAAACTAAGTCAAAAAAATTCCTTGTAATTGGTTCGTCGCATACTGTTTCAAGTGAATATAGAATACTGGAAGCCGATAATCCAAACGGTGAATTCAGACTTTTCCACGGGCGTGAAAGAGATTTAGAATACAGTTTTGGCCATTTTGACGGTCAGTTCTACATACACACAAACCTCGATGCGAAAAACTTCCGCCTAATGAAAACATCGGAAGATAAAACCGAAAAAGAACACTGGCAGGAGTTTATTCCACACCGTGAGGATGTAATGCTGGAGGGGCTGGAGATATTCAAAAACTATTTTGTACTGGAAGAAAGAGAGAATGGCCTTAACAAAATAAGAATTAAAACCTGGGACGGAGAAACAGATTATTACCTTCCATTCGAAGAGGAGGCTTATTCGGCAGGAACGGGTTCTAACCCTGATTTTGACTCTGAAGTATTACGTTACGGTTACAATTCGCTTACCACGCCATCGTCTGTTATAGATTTCAACATGAAAACCAAAGAGCAGAAAGTGATGAAAGAACAGGAAGTTTTGGGTGATTTCGATAAAAACAACTATGCTTCTGAGCGTGTTTGGGCAAAGGCTGATGACGGCACGAAGGTTCCTGTTACTATGGTTTACCGAAAAGGCATGAAGAAAGACGGTAAAAGCCCGCTCCTACTCTATGCTTACGGTTCGTACGGACATACTATCGACCCTTATTTCAGTTCTATAAGATTAAGTTTACTCGACAGGGGCTTTACCTATGCCATAGCACATATCAGAGGCGGACAATACCTGGGTCGTAAATGGTACGAAGACGGAAAAATGCTGAAAAAGAAGAATACTTTCACCGACTTTATAAACGTTGGTGAATTCTTAATTCAGGAAAATTATACATCGGCTGAACATCTTTACGCAATGGGAGGTTCTGCCGGCGGACTGTTAACAGGAGCCGTAATAAATATGAAACCGGAAATTTTCAACGGTGTAATTTCGGCTGTTCCCTTTGTTGATGTTGTAACTACGATGCTCGATGATAGTATACCGCTAACAACAGGTGAATACGACGAATGGGGTAATCCAAATGAAAAAGAATATTACGAGTATATGAAATCGTACTCTCCATACGACAATGTAGTGGCTAAGGATTATCCCAATATGCTTATTACAACCGGGCTTCACGATTCTCAGGTACAGTATTGGGAGCCGGCTAAATGGCTGGCTAAATTAAGAGAGCTAAAAACCGACTCAAACAGGCTTTTAATGTATACAAACATGGAAACCGGACACGGAGGTGCTTCGGGGAGGTTTGAAGCTTTAAAAGAGGTTGCCTTAGAGTATGCTTTTTTACTGGATTTGGAAGGGATTGCAAAATAG